In Candidatus Binatota bacterium, the genomic window CCATACTGCCAGCCGCGTGGTCCCTGAGCATAGAACTCTATTTCTACGTGCTCATGGCGCTGCTGCTGTCGCGCTCTCGAGTCACCGTGTTGCTGTGGCTCGTGGCGGCCGTCACCTGGGCCGCCTGGGCAAACGCAACGGGAGTCGCTGCCCAGATACGCGTCACGTCACCGGCGGCCTGCGCGTTGCCCTTCGCGCTGGGCGCGACGGTGTACTTCGTGGGGCAGCTGTTCTCGCCGTCTTCGTCAGAACCGCAGGGCGCACATAGCCAGCTGCCCAGCTGGCTGCTGCCGCTAGCGGTGGTGGTGGCCCTGGTCAACGCGGGCACGGCGTGGACCTGGCCCGATCTCTATTCGACTCCCCTGCTGCTTCACGCCGCCGCGAGCTCGGCCGTGATCCTGGCGCTGGCCGGGGTCGCGCATCCCGGAGCTACCAGCATCCCGGCCAGGCTGGACAGACAGCTTGGAGACTTGTCCTACCCGCTGTTCCTGCTGCACATGCCGGTGAGCATCGTGGTGGCCGCCGCACTGGCCACGTTGACCGAGAGTGGCCTCGGCTTCGGCGAGCGCCCCGCGCTGTTTGTGCTGGCGGTGCCGGTGGTACTCGTGGTGTCGTTGCTGTTGCGGTGGGTGGTCGAGCTGCCAGTGGAAAAGTTGCGCCGACGGGTTGCCCGCGGCGGTTAGCGCGCAGCCGTCTACCAGCTGTAGCCCAGCTGCCGAAGTCGCTCGCGCTGGGCTGGATCTATTGCCTCGGTAGTTCTGCGCTGAGCAGGGTGTCCACCGACGGTTCAGGGCATCGCATTCTTACGCATGCGATTCTTGATCAGCCCTTCTTTGAAGTTCTCGAGCGCGGCTTTCGCCCGCGCAGCCTCTTCACGTTCGGCAATGAGTAACGGCGTCGTCGCACGAAAGTAGTTTTTTACGGCCTGGACTTTCTCAGCGCTACGCTGGTCCGGCCGTTTCGAAATCAGATAGGCCATGCCGCCGCCCAACGACGTTGCGGCTGCTCCTTCGCGTTCGATCGTTGCACGCTGCTCGCGCTCCCATTTCGCTTGCGCTTCGAGAAGAGCCGGCGTGTCCTTTTTGACCAGGCGGTTAGCGCGCAACGATTTCCATACCAGCTTTTGTCCTTCCTCATAACCTCGAAGGACGAGCAGGTTGGTAAAGTTCTTCTCATTCCTCCCTTCGAACCTTTGCAAAAGTCCCTTGGTATAGACCTCGCGTAGCGGTCGAATTCCGCCACCACCCATCCCCAGATCGTAGAACAAGAAATCATGGGATCGCAGCAGATCGAGAAATCCACTCGCATCGGTGCCGAGTCCGCTCAATCCATGTGGCCAATACTCGACCGCCATCACGATGTCGTCGTTTGCCGCTATGACTTCCTGCATGCCCTCGAGGATGACGCCTTCAGCACCCTGTGTGTCTATCTTCACGAAATTCACGGCACCGTCGTAGTCCACGAAGTAATCGTCCAGTTTTACCGCTTCGACATCGATCGCTCGGCGTTCTTCATTACCTTCGTAGATTTGATGATCGCCTTTGTTTTTCTCGGACAGGAAGAGCTGGATGCTTCCCTTCTCGTTCGATACGGCTTTCTGTTCGAGAGTGACGTTCGTGATGCCGTTCAGGGCGACGTTGCGTTCAAGAATCGAGAACGCGATCGGATCCGGTTCGAAAGCGTAGACATGGCCCGTATCGCCAACGAGTCGGGACGCGACCAGGGTGTA contains:
- a CDS encoding acyltransferase; this encodes MFGFMRMSLALAVMFSHLVPFMAGQLNWLGHYAVWSFFCLSGYLMTLVLNQRYGFGSDGLLRYAANRALRIYPPYLVALAAMATLLALRPDWTAMLTHAGLPYVAGDWIRNVALLDLNSRMLPAPILPAAWSLSIELYFYVLMALLLSRSRVTVLLWLVAAVTWAAWANATGVAAQIRVTSPAACALPFALGATVYFVGQLFSPSSSEPQGAHSQLPSWLLPLAVVVALVNAGTAWTWPDLYSTPLLLHAAASSAVILALAGVAHPGATSIPARLDRQLGDLSYPLFLLHMPVSIVVAAALATLTESGLGFGERPALFVLAVPVVLVVSLLLRWVVELPVEKLRRRVARGG
- a CDS encoding FkbM family methyltransferase; its protein translation is MSSTTIRRRISGGILALLLLLAGAAFITRSAWLAGNQTLLELEHSTRLEFARHGKAVDLEVPNIPGLKMFLHPNDSVITYRILAGKVWEPNETHWVSRFVRPGDVFVDIGANVGYYTLVASRLVGDTGHVYAFEPDPIAFSILERNVALNGITNVTLEQKAVSNEKGSIQLFLSEKNKGDHQIYEGNEERRAIDVEAVKLDDYFVDYDGAVNFVKIDTQGAEGVILEGMQEVIAANDDIVMAVEYWPHGLSGLGTDASGFLDLLRSHDFLFYDLGMGGGGIRPLREVYTKGLLQRFEGRNEKNFTNLLVLRGYEEGQKLVWKSLRANRLVKKDTPALLEAQAKWEREQRATIEREGAAATSLGGGMAYLISKRPDQRSAEKVQAVKNYFRATTPLLIAEREEAARAKAALENFKEGLIKNRMRKNAMP